In the Acropora muricata isolate sample 2 chromosome 1, ASM3666990v1, whole genome shotgun sequence genome, one interval contains:
- the LOC136918302 gene encoding uncharacterized protein — MHTFCALFFLLAATALQVEIAVTLECNGLEDLCELKIDQVTYPGSHNAGSGFDGILKYWSGVHCSSCWYRNHGKSFSEQLAFGIRYFDIDTCYGKKEALNCHCTGSRKDCCYSGSIEKGLTEIDSWLKSNLNEVVIIHFNRDSQTGYRKEIAKSLEATLLKLWPPTSTRGLAMNTYFKKNQGRWPTLKEAIRRNQRIFIFMDNGLMQHLGSSHDWVVQSNHYIKSSWDTVKVTSSCSSITTNAKSKCDSRNTFMSLAAFGSYGLCTWDMAKVCSRWIGEAQEACYQKRKPYRKTVNFLLVDWLDYYSGEESVANKAKFMNQKNIKEYLGKDIFIPELQD, encoded by the coding sequence ATGCATACTTTTTGTGCCCTGTTCTTCCTATTAGCAGCTACTGCCTTGCAGGTTGAAATTGCTGTCACCTTAGAGTGCAATGGGCTCGAGGATCTTTGTGAGTTAAAAATTGATCAAGTCACATATCCAGGCAGCCACAATGCTGGATCTGGGTTTGACGGAATACTCAAATACTGGAGTGGTGTCCACTGTAGCTCCTGTTGGTATCGCAATCACGGCAAATCTTTCTCGGAGCAGTTGGCATTTGGCATACGTTACTTCGACATTGACACTTGTTATGGGAAGAAGGAAGCACTGAATTGTCATTGTACCGGGTCAAGAAAAGATTGCTGTTATTCTGGTTCGATTGAGAAAGGGCTTACCGAGATCGACAGCTGGTTGAAATCCAATCTCAACGAAGTTGTGATCATTCATTTTAATAGAGATTCACAAACAGGCTATCGAAAAGAGATTGCAAAGAGTCTGGAGGCTACCCTCTTGAAACTCTGGCCACCGACCAGTACACGTGGCCTTGCAATGAATACTTATTTCAAGAAGAATCAGGGGCGATGGCCAACCCTTAAAGAAGCAATAAGACGTAACCAgagaatatttattttcatggaCAATGGTTTGATGCAACATCTTGGGAGTTCACATGATTGGGTTGTCCAAAGCAACCACTACATAAAGTCCAGTTGGGACACTGTTAAAGTTACATCTAGTTGCTCTTCTATCACTACAAATGCAAAATCAAAATGTGACTCCAGGAATACTTTTATGAGTTTAGCAGCGTTTGGGAGTTATGGCCTGTGTACCTGGGACATGGCTAAAGTCTGCTCCAGGTGGATAGGAGAGGCGCAAGAGGCTTGTTACCAAAAACGAAAACCGTATAGAAAGACCGTTAACTTCTTGCTAGTGGATTGGCTTGATTACTATTCTGGAGAAGAGTCTGTGGCAAACAAGGCTAAGTTCATGAACCAGAAGAATATCAAGGAATACTTGGGCAAAGATATATTCATCCCTGAATTGCAAGATTGA